Genomic window (Chryseobacterium sp. H1D6B):
AACAGCAGCGGGCAGACTGGCAGAATAACTATGCCCTTCTTAATTATTTATCAGGAATTGCAGATGATACTTTTGAGCCTATTGAAGCCCCCTTTTTTAAAGAAGACTTAATTCCTGCTGCCTTTGAAGAAAGCATGTATCAAAAAGCATTTCAGGCAGACAGTCTGAAGCTGGCCAATGATGCCAAGATCATTCAATATGATTACAAGCCTAAAATCACTGCTTTTTCCGACGGCGGTTACCAGTCTTCATTCGCCCACACTCCATACAAAAATTTTGGAATGAGTATCGGCATTGGTGTTACTATTCCTTTGTATGACGGCCATCAGAAAAAGATGCTGCTGCAGCAAAACCAATTGACCCTGCAGACCCGCCAGAAATATCTCGAGCAGACCCAAAGACAATACCAGCAGCAGATTATTCAAATAAAAAATCAAATAGAGCAGTATGACAAAATGATTAATACAGCCAATCAGCAAATGACCTATGCCAAGACACTGGTTGAAGCCAATGCCAAACAGCTTCCCACGGGCGATGTAAGGATAATAGATTTAATATTATCCATTAACAATCTGCTCAGCCTGAAAGGAAATATCATACAATATAACAAAATACTGTCTGGCTTGAAAAATCAACTGCATCATTTAATTATTCAGTAATCATGAAACAAATCATCATTATTATCGTAAGCGCTGCCTTTATTTTTAGCTGTAAGAATAAAATGGAAAATACCGCAGCCTCTGATCCTGACATAAAGCCCAAAACAATTGTAACAGCAACTTATCCTTCTGATACAGTTCAGCTTAACAATACCATAACGCTGAATGCCACTGCTGCCTATCTTTTAAAATCTGATGTGAAGGCCAACAGTAACGGTTACATCACGAAAATGACTATCAAGTTAGCAGACCGAGTAAACAGGGGTACTTTACTTTTTGGATTACAGACTAAAGAAGCAAGAGCTTTAGGGAATACAATTAATAAACTGGACAAATCTTTTCGTTTTACGGGAACCTCAACAGTAGTAAGCCCTGCAACAGGATATGTAGCAATGCTGAATCATCAGATCGGTGATTACGTACAGGATGGGGAAGTACTGGCGGCCATTACCGATGCAGACAGTTTTGGTTTTGTAATGGATGTGCCTTATGAATATTTACAGATCATAAAAGATAAAAAAACTCTTCCGATAACCCTGCCGGGCGGGAAAACACTGCAGGGAAAAATCACGAAAATTATGCCGGCTGCTGATGCAGTTTCGCAGACAGTGAAAATTCTATTACAGGTTTCAGACCATACGATTCCTGAAAATTTGATTGGAACAGTAACCTTCTCTAAAACTACAGCTTATGGGTTATCAGTCCCTAAAATGGCTGTTCTCAGTGATGAAACACAGTCTTCATTTTGGGTTATGAAATTAATCAATGACACTACAGCTGTAAAAACAGATATTACAAAAGGTGTGGAAACAGATAAATACATCCAGATAAAATCCGGGGACTTAACAACAAAAGACAGAGTGGCTGTCTCAGGGAATTTTGGTTTAAGCGATACTGCCGCAGTAAAAATACAAAAACCTTAATCTGATGAAAAAATCATTTTTTGTAACCTATAAAAGCCCTTTACTCGTATTGATCTTGTTGATACTGGCTGGAGGGATCTTTTTTTATACTAAAATTCAGTCGGCTTTATTTCCCCAGATCACTTTTCCAAAAATAAAAATCATTGCCGATGCCGGCCAGCAGCCCGTTAACCAAATGACAGTCGGTGTAACGAAAGTATTGGAAAATGCAGTGAAAAAAGTTCCTGATTTAGAGATTTTAAAAAGCACAACCAGCAGAGGAAGCTGTGAAATTTCAGCATTCATGTCCTGGAACGTCAATGTAGATCTTGCCAAACAGCAGATAGAAAGCAGTATTAATGAAGTAAGAAATCAGCTGCCGGCGGATGTGAATATCTCTGTAGAAAAAATGAATCCGTCTATTCTTCCGGTAATGGGCTATTCATTAAATTCCAATACAAAAGATCCTATTGAGCTTAAACAGTTAGCCCTGTATACCATCAAACCTTTTCTTTCACAAGTTCCGGGAGTAAGTGAAATAAGAATCATCGGCGGGCAGGATAAAGAATTCCGTGTGATAATGGATCAGACAGTAATGGCAAGATTAGGCATTACCCCTGCTTCAGTACAGCAGGCCATTAACAACACTAATTTTATAAAATCAAACGGCTACTCCTCGGATTTCCGCTATCTCTATCTTACCCTTACCGATGCACAGATCCGTAATGAAACCCAGCTGAAAAACCTCGTGGTCAGTAATAACGGCAGCCGTATCGTTTTTTTAGGAGATATTGCCCAGATCAATATCCATAATGCCAAACAATATATTAAAGTAAATGCCAACGGACAGGAAAGCATCCTGATTGCAGTGATACAGCAGCCTAACGCCAATGTAGTAGATCTCACAAAAGCAATGCAGTCAAAAATTGCAGAACTGCAAAAAACGCTGCCGAAAGATGTCGTCATAAAACCTTATTACGTGCAGGCAGATTTTGTAAATGATTCTATTAAAAGTGTAACAGATGCTTTATGGATAGGTCTTGTTCTAGCCATTATCACAGCTGTTATTTTCCTCCGCTCATGGAAAGCCAGTGCTGTTATTTTAATTACAATTCCAATCACATTAAGTCTTACCATGCTTGTGTTATATACCATGGGACAGACATTTAATATCATGACACTGGGAGCAGTTGCAGCCGCTATAGGACTCATCATTGATGATGCCATTGTAGTAGTGGAGCAGATACACCGTACCCATGAAGAACATCCTGAAGAACCTTCCAGAACACTGGTGCAGAAAGCCATTAATTACCTCTTGAAAGCAATGATAGGATCATCACTCAGTACGATTGTTATCTTTTTGCCTTTTATGCTGATGAGCGGTGTAGCAGGAGCTTATTTTAAAGTCATGACAGATACGATGATTATTACGCTGGTCTGCTCTTTTTTTTCCACCTGGATATTACTGCCTGTTGTTTATTTATTACTCTCATCAGGAAAAGCAAAATCGAAAGATCTCCAGCACCACGATGTAAAAGAAAGAAAATGGGTAGGCTTCTTTGTTAAAAGACCTTTTTACAGCTATATTTTCATTGGATTATTAGTTATTTTAACAGCAGTTATTCTCCCTAATATCAGCACAGGGTTTCTTCCGGATATGGATGAAGGAAGTATTGTTTTAGATTACAATTCACCTCCTGGAACCTCCCTGGAAGAAATAGACAGAGAACTGAAACAAGTCGAAAAAATAATAACATCAACCCCCGAAGTAGAAGCTTACAGCAGAAGAACAGGAACACAGATGGGCTTTTTTATTACAGAACCGAACAGAGGTGATTATTTAATTCAGTTAAAAAAGAACAGAAGCAAAACGACTAATGAAGTTACAGATGATATCAGAAGCAGGATAGAGGCTTCCGGTCTGCCTTTGACGGTAGATTTCGGACAGGTGATTACAGATATGCTCGGTGATTTGATGAGCAGTGTCCAGCCTATTGAAATTAAAGTTTTCGGAACTGATCAGAAAGTTATTGAAAATTATTCAAAAAAAATTGCAGACGTTGTAAAGAAAGTAAACGGTACAGCAGATGTATTCGACGGGATTGTGATCGCCGGGCCATCAATGATAGTCACTCCAAAGCTCCCTGTTTTAGCACAGTATACTATTTCTTTACCTGATTTTCAGAACCAGCTTCAGGCTGATTTAGACGGCAATGTGGCCGGAAATATTTTTGATAATGTGCAATATACTCCAATAAGATTATTAAACAACCAAAAAAGCAACCAGTCTTTAAGCGATATCAACAACAGTATGATTGCTTTACCCAACGGCACATTGAAACCATTAAGTGAATTTGCAACAGTAACCGCAGCAGCCGGTTCAGCAGAAATAAACAGGGAAGACCTCCAGACTTTAGGGATCATAACTGCAAGACTGGATAATGGAAATCTGGGCGGAACCATCCAGGAAATTCAAAAACAGATCAATCAGAAAATAAAACTGCCGAGTGGTTATTCCATAGTGTACGGCGGCGCTTATGCAGAACAGCAGCAGTCATTTAAAGAACTGCTTATCATCTTAGTTGTTTCCAGTCTATTAGTGTTTTCTGTAATGCTCTTTTTATTCAGAAATGTACTGGTCGCCCTTATCATTTTATTCATTTCTGTACTTGGGCTTTCTGGAGGGATTCTCCTGCTATATTTTACAAATACTCCATTGAATGTAGGAAGTTATACAGGACTGATTATGATGGTAGGTATCATTGGTGAGAACGCTATTTTCACTTATCTGCAGTTTCATGAAAGTTTAGCCTCGAAAACCAAAGAACAGGCTGTCATCTATGCCATCAGTACAAGACTCCGTCCAAAATTAATGACCGCTCTGGGGGCTGTCATTGCATTAATGCCTTTAGCATTAGGTATCGGAACCGGGGCACAGATGCATCAGCCTTTAGCCATTGCTGTTATCGGCGGATTCATAGTTGCTTTGCCGCTTCTGCTTATTGTGCTGCCTACTTTACTCAATAAAATCAATTTAAAACAAGAAGAATCAATCAATTAATAAATCATCTATACAATGAAAACAAAATCTTTTATCACTGCCGGTGCATTTTTATGTCTTTCATTACATGTATCTGCCCAGAAAGCGGTTTCTTTAAATACCATAAAGACTTTTAAAATAGGAGGGAATGAAGACGGCTGGGATTATTTAGCAGTCAATCCAAAAAATAACCTGCTCTATGTAAGCCATGGAACCCGTGTCAATATTTTAAATAAAACCACAGGTGAAAGTATTGGAGAGATTGAAGGGACTGAAGGAGTTCACGGCATTGCATTTTTACCAAATTCTGATAAAGGTTTTATTACCTGCGGAAAATTAAACACGGTGAAGATATTTAATACTGAAACTAATAAAGTTACCGCTGAAATTCCTGTAGGCAAAAATCCGGATGCTGTATTTTATGAATCTTTTACTAAAAAAATAATCGTCTGTAACGGTGGAAGCAATAATCTGAGCATCATAGATCCGGAAACCAATACTGTTATAAAAACTATCGATGCCGGCGGAAAACCTGAAACGGCGGTAAGTGACGGCAGAGGGAAAATATTCGTCAATATTGAAGACAAAAATGAAATTATTGTCATTGATGCTGCTGCCCATTTCACTGTAACCCATCATTGGGGGCTCGATAAAGAAGAAGGTCCCTCAGGGCTCGCTGTTGATTCTAAAACCAACAGGCTTTTCAGCACTTGTGATAAAATGCTGGTTATTTTAGATTCAGAAACAGGAAATTTAATTAAAAAAATTCCCATAGGAGATCATTGTGACGGGGTTGTTTTCGATGATAAAACAAATACAATTTATACTTCTAACGGAGAAGGAAATATATCGGTGATTCAGGAAAAAAATGGCGGTCAGTTTATTGTACTTAAAAATACTATTACTAAAAAAGGGGCACGTACCATTGCATTAGATCATTCAACACATATGCTGTATTTACCGACAGCCGATTTTGACGAAAAAGAAAAAGACAGCAGAGGCAGACCCAAGGTGAAAGCGGGTACTTTTCAGGTTTTAGCAGTAAAAACACCTTTAAAATAACAATCATCATGGATAATCTACTAGAGACTGTAAGCCGGTATGTTATATCATTCCTTACTGAAAATCTCTCCGACAAACTTACTTTTCATAGTATTAACCACACTTATGAAGTAGTAGAGGCCGTCAAAGAAATAGGGATGCAGAGCAGCCTCTCCGCCGGTGAGATGCGGCTATTAATCACCGCAGCCTGGTTTCATGACTGCGGGTATGCAAATACCTATATTGATCATGAAGAAGAGAGCAAAAAAATAGCTGAGAACTTCTTAGATACTCTTACCATCGAAAAAGATTTTATTAAAGGAGTTCTACAGTGTATTGAATCAACAAAATATTCTCAAAAACCTTCTTCATTAATTGAAAAAATACTCTGTGACGCAGATTTCTACCACTTCACCAGAACCACCTATCCAAAATACGAAAAAGCAATAAGACAGGAGTTAGAAATATTTTTGGGACTGCAGTATACTGATGAAGAATGGTCAATAAAAAATTGTAATTTCCTTAATGAACACTGTTATCATACAGAGTACGGCACACGGGTTCTGGCTCAATTTAAAGAAGTTAATATTCAATTGGTCAATTTAAAAACAAATTAAACTATGTGGTTCTATTACGCTTTACTATCAGCTTTATTCGCAGCATTCACAGCAATTTTCGCCAAAATAGGAGTGTCTAATATCAATTCTAATCTTGCAACAGGGATCAGGACTATTGTAATTCTTGTGCTGGTCTGGAGTATTATATTGATAAAAGGGGAAACGAAAGAGATCATTTCATTATCAAAAACAAATATTATTTTTCTTGTCCTATCAGGAGCAGCCACGGGATTATCGTGGCTGTTCTATTTTAAAGCTTTACAGATCGGAAAAGTAGCACAGGTAGCATCGGTGGATAAATTAAGTGTAGCGATAGCCATCATTTTATCTGTAGTCTTTTTTAAAGAAACACTCACCCTTAAAACTATTATAGGAGCTGTCCTGATTATCAGTGGAACGATCTTATTTGCTTTGAAATAAATGTAATTTCTCTACATCTAAAACTTTAATGTTCTGCCTCCGAATTACGAATAAACCATCGGTCAGCCGCTTTTTGAAGCTCACTGTAGTCCGGATTGTTGTCAGAAGCCCAGGCAACAATACCATCAGGCCGGATCAATAAAGCATTTAAACCTAATTGTTCTTTTGCCCGGCCGGAAACATATTTGATCTTCCCGCCATATTCGTCCGCCAAAGTTTTAAGTAAAGGATTTCTATCAAAATCAAGGAGTATTCCTTTGCCGTCATGCATTAAATCACCAATTTTCGTATCATCTTCAAACTCAAAGTTAGGCATACTGCGTCCTGCTAACGGATGATCACTGTCAAGTTCGTACTTCATAAAAACACCCCAAACACGCCCTGCAAAATAGCCAGCGCCGTCGTGTGTATTAATAAGGTCACTGACAATTGAATACAATGCCCGGGCAGACGGATCTGGTTTCATAATGGCAACCTGAGCCCGTGACCAATCCAGGACCTGTGCACCAATTGGATATCGTTCATTATAATAAGTGTCCAGCAGGCTTTCCGGTGCTTCATCCCGGATCACAGCAGCAAGTTTCCAGCCTAGGTTCATGGCATCGCCCAGCCCAAGATTAAGTCCCTGACCTCCCAGCGGCGAATGAATGTGGGCTGCATCACCAGCCAAAAGTACTCGTCTACTGCGGTAAGTTACTGCCTGCCGTGCCCGGTCTGTCCAATTAGCAGCTGTATGCAGGGCAGTGATAGTAACATCTGTATCCGAAACGCGGCGGAGTACTTCCTGTACATGTTCAAGCGTAAGCGGTTTTCCCGAACTATGAAATGCTCCGCCGTCAAAATCCTGTATCATCAGATAGCCCGGCTGCGACTGCATATACATTCCTCTGGCAGTTACATTCCGTCCCGGTTTCAACTTTTCGGGGTCAGCAAGATCTGATTTAACGGTGTATCCAGTAAACTCAGGTTCTGTTCCGGCGAATTCAAAACCTCCTGTTTTACGGACAACACTGCGGCTTCCATCACATCCTGCCAGCCATTTACATTGAAAAGACTGCCCATTTGATTGAACAGTTACCCTGTCCTCTGTTTGGTGAAAATCGGTAACAGCAAAACCACGCTTAATTTCTACACCTAAAGATACTGCCCTGCGTGACAGTACCGTTTCCAGCTCTTCAATTTCAGAAATTAAGCTGGTATCGGTAGAACTTTGCAGACGATACTTCCATTTTGACGTATCAATATTGCCCTCAAGAAATGGAATTCCAGCAAAATGTCCAGCCTGACGCTGGGCTCCTTGTTTAGCATTTTGGTGAGGATTTTTAATTCGTTTATGCACCTCTAGCTCTTCCAGCAGTCCGCGTCGGTAAAGCGCTTCAATAGTAGGGGCTGAGAGTCCCCGGATTCCAAAAGGAAGCTGCTTTAAAGGGGAATGCGGGTTTTCTGATTTTTCCAGTATCAGGACTGAACATTTGGCCAAGGCCAGTTCACAGGCTAGGAAAAGACCTACAGGCCCTGCTCCGGAAATAACTACATCATAAATAGATTGATCTTGTATTTGTTTATTGCTTTCTAATATTGTTTTCATATTGAATGATTGAAAGCTCAAAATTCCGAAATGCCGTTGTCTTATTCTTGTACAAACGCGACAAAATCACTGCCCAGCAGCAGCTTTCCTTTTTTTGCTTTACGGGCAAATGCCGCGGGAGTAGTTCCTGTATACCTTTTAAATTCACGGCTGAGATGAGACTGATCGGTATACCCCAGCTCAACAGCCAGTGCTGCAATATTAGACTCCGGATGATGCCATAATTGATTCCTTACCTGCTCAAAACGCATAAGCCCGGAGACATCTTTAACAGTATATCCTGAAGATTGTTTAAATTTTCTTTCTAGTGTACGAACCGTCGCATGGGCTGCCGTAGCGACCTCACTTACAGGTATACTTCCTTTTGCTTTACTCATAGCAGTTCCCGCTTTGAACAGCATACTGTCAACATCCACCTGCGACCGTATTTTCAGGAAATATTCTTTCACTTCAGCCACTGCTTCATCTATTGTGCCGGCTTGAACCAGCGTATTCAATCTGGTTTGAAGCTGAGCAACAGGATGCTCAAATACATGTACTCCGCTTTTACCTGAGGGAAGCCCAAGAAGATCAAACACCGTCCAGGGAAAACATCTGATCCCAATGATCTCCAAACAGTTTTTTGCAGAAAAATGAACAGGCTGATTGAGAAGCCCCATCATAAAAGGAGAAGGCAGCAGGTGCAGGCCATCATTATGAGAAATACTGCATCCGCTGCCAAAATGGAAAATAATCTCTGCATAGCCGTCTGGTATTACCTCAAAACTCATCTGCTCATCTCCAGAATCTCTGCGGTTGTACCAGAAACACTTTATGGTATCCCGAAGCTCTTCAGGAGGTTCAAATTCTTGATGGTGCATTTTAGAAGGTATCATAAACTATAGCAGGAATATATTACACTGCCGGTTTTAAATATTCTTAAGATTAGTAAATATATATGAAGTTATAAAATATTTTATTTAATTTTTATAGTCATGCTTATTCTTTTTCTGTAAGTTCTACGCAATTTTTCTTTAAATTATTAATTTCTGTCATGTCTATTTTAAGATTTAAAATAAAGAAAATAGAAACACTCTCATTTTTAAGTTGAGTAGAAATACCGCTTCAGCTTTTTCATATAAAAATATACATTATAAAAGTTTCAGGCTTTATTATACCCTGAACTTTTTACCAATACAATATTGAACTTTCAGCCAATATCAGACAGCCTGAGATAATTGAAC
Coding sequences:
- a CDS encoding FAD-dependent monooxygenase, which codes for MKTILESNKQIQDQSIYDVVISGAGPVGLFLACELALAKCSVLILEKSENPHSPLKQLPFGIRGLSAPTIEALYRRGLLEELEVHKRIKNPHQNAKQGAQRQAGHFAGIPFLEGNIDTSKWKYRLQSSTDTSLISEIEELETVLSRRAVSLGVEIKRGFAVTDFHQTEDRVTVQSNGQSFQCKWLAGCDGSRSVVRKTGGFEFAGTEPEFTGYTVKSDLADPEKLKPGRNVTARGMYMQSQPGYLMIQDFDGGAFHSSGKPLTLEHVQEVLRRVSDTDVTITALHTAANWTDRARQAVTYRSRRVLLAGDAAHIHSPLGGQGLNLGLGDAMNLGWKLAAVIRDEAPESLLDTYYNERYPIGAQVLDWSRAQVAIMKPDPSARALYSIVSDLINTHDGAGYFAGRVWGVFMKYELDSDHPLAGRSMPNFEFEDDTKIGDLMHDGKGILLDFDRNPLLKTLADEYGGKIKYVSGRAKEQLGLNALLIRPDGIVAWASDNNPDYSELQKAADRWFIRNSEAEH
- a CDS encoding TolC family protein, with product MFYFLETARNNSPVLNDYNNQVIFNRIDSLKLRATYGFIVSGEGNAGYSPSIKGWGYDSALTNGQSVFAGVRVAKEFISRNNLNTRLAGFNASIAQILAQKNINIQTLDKQITDQYITAYASQQQYNVGKEIIHLLEQEDIALKKLTQASVFKQTDYLTFKVTLQQNELALEQQRADWQNNYALLNYLSGIADDTFEPIEAPFFKEDLIPAAFEESMYQKAFQADSLKLANDAKIIQYDYKPKITAFSDGGYQSSFAHTPYKNFGMSIGIGVTIPLYDGHQKKMLLQQNQLTLQTRQKYLEQTQRQYQQQIIQIKNQIEQYDKMINTANQQMTYAKTLVEANAKQLPTGDVRIIDLILSINNLLSLKGNIIQYNKILSGLKNQLHHLIIQ
- a CDS encoding efflux RND transporter periplasmic adaptor subunit, which gives rise to MKQIIIIIVSAAFIFSCKNKMENTAASDPDIKPKTIVTATYPSDTVQLNNTITLNATAAYLLKSDVKANSNGYITKMTIKLADRVNRGTLLFGLQTKEARALGNTINKLDKSFRFTGTSTVVSPATGYVAMLNHQIGDYVQDGEVLAAITDADSFGFVMDVPYEYLQIIKDKKTLPITLPGGKTLQGKITKIMPAADAVSQTVKILLQVSDHTIPENLIGTVTFSKTTAYGLSVPKMAVLSDETQSSFWVMKLINDTTAVKTDITKGVETDKYIQIKSGDLTTKDRVAVSGNFGLSDTAAVKIQKP
- a CDS encoding EamA family transporter, with translation MWFYYALLSALFAAFTAIFAKIGVSNINSNLATGIRTIVILVLVWSIILIKGETKEIISLSKTNIIFLVLSGAATGLSWLFYFKALQIGKVAQVASVDKLSVAIAIILSVVFFKETLTLKTIIGAVLIISGTILFALK
- a CDS encoding HD domain-containing protein, with amino-acid sequence MDNLLETVSRYVISFLTENLSDKLTFHSINHTYEVVEAVKEIGMQSSLSAGEMRLLITAAWFHDCGYANTYIDHEEESKKIAENFLDTLTIEKDFIKGVLQCIESTKYSQKPSSLIEKILCDADFYHFTRTTYPKYEKAIRQELEIFLGLQYTDEEWSIKNCNFLNEHCYHTEYGTRVLAQFKEVNIQLVNLKTN
- a CDS encoding helix-turn-helix domain-containing protein, which codes for MHHQEFEPPEELRDTIKCFWYNRRDSGDEQMSFEVIPDGYAEIIFHFGSGCSISHNDGLHLLPSPFMMGLLNQPVHFSAKNCLEIIGIRCFPWTVFDLLGLPSGKSGVHVFEHPVAQLQTRLNTLVQAGTIDEAVAEVKEYFLKIRSQVDVDSMLFKAGTAMSKAKGSIPVSEVATAAHATVRTLERKFKQSSGYTVKDVSGLMRFEQVRNQLWHHPESNIAALAVELGYTDQSHLSREFKRYTGTTPAAFARKAKKGKLLLGSDFVAFVQE
- a CDS encoding efflux RND transporter permease subunit yields the protein MKKSFFVTYKSPLLVLILLILAGGIFFYTKIQSALFPQITFPKIKIIADAGQQPVNQMTVGVTKVLENAVKKVPDLEILKSTTSRGSCEISAFMSWNVNVDLAKQQIESSINEVRNQLPADVNISVEKMNPSILPVMGYSLNSNTKDPIELKQLALYTIKPFLSQVPGVSEIRIIGGQDKEFRVIMDQTVMARLGITPASVQQAINNTNFIKSNGYSSDFRYLYLTLTDAQIRNETQLKNLVVSNNGSRIVFLGDIAQINIHNAKQYIKVNANGQESILIAVIQQPNANVVDLTKAMQSKIAELQKTLPKDVVIKPYYVQADFVNDSIKSVTDALWIGLVLAIITAVIFLRSWKASAVILITIPITLSLTMLVLYTMGQTFNIMTLGAVAAAIGLIIDDAIVVVEQIHRTHEEHPEEPSRTLVQKAINYLLKAMIGSSLSTIVIFLPFMLMSGVAGAYFKVMTDTMIITLVCSFFSTWILLPVVYLLLSSGKAKSKDLQHHDVKERKWVGFFVKRPFYSYIFIGLLVILTAVILPNISTGFLPDMDEGSIVLDYNSPPGTSLEEIDRELKQVEKIITSTPEVEAYSRRTGTQMGFFITEPNRGDYLIQLKKNRSKTTNEVTDDIRSRIEASGLPLTVDFGQVITDMLGDLMSSVQPIEIKVFGTDQKVIENYSKKIADVVKKVNGTADVFDGIVIAGPSMIVTPKLPVLAQYTISLPDFQNQLQADLDGNVAGNIFDNVQYTPIRLLNNQKSNQSLSDINNSMIALPNGTLKPLSEFATVTAAAGSAEINREDLQTLGIITARLDNGNLGGTIQEIQKQINQKIKLPSGYSIVYGGAYAEQQQSFKELLIILVVSSLLVFSVMLFLFRNVLVALIILFISVLGLSGGILLLYFTNTPLNVGSYTGLIMMVGIIGENAIFTYLQFHESLASKTKEQAVIYAISTRLRPKLMTALGAVIALMPLALGIGTGAQMHQPLAIAVIGGFIVALPLLLIVLPTLLNKINLKQEESIN
- a CDS encoding YncE family protein, giving the protein MKTKSFITAGAFLCLSLHVSAQKAVSLNTIKTFKIGGNEDGWDYLAVNPKNNLLYVSHGTRVNILNKTTGESIGEIEGTEGVHGIAFLPNSDKGFITCGKLNTVKIFNTETNKVTAEIPVGKNPDAVFYESFTKKIIVCNGGSNNLSIIDPETNTVIKTIDAGGKPETAVSDGRGKIFVNIEDKNEIIVIDAAAHFTVTHHWGLDKEEGPSGLAVDSKTNRLFSTCDKMLVILDSETGNLIKKIPIGDHCDGVVFDDKTNTIYTSNGEGNISVIQEKNGGQFIVLKNTITKKGARTIALDHSTHMLYLPTADFDEKEKDSRGRPKVKAGTFQVLAVKTPLK